The following are from one region of the Siniperca chuatsi isolate FFG_IHB_CAS linkage group LG13, ASM2008510v1, whole genome shotgun sequence genome:
- the greb1l gene encoding GREB1-like protein isoform X3, translating into MGNSYAGQLKSARFEEALHNSIEASLRSSSGDPQPIFTQLYLEPEPYPGNMEDMKLKASLHGGDPLGHELMNGHSSNDLEELEDDDDSDSSSPPLPYLQAPAPDGCCTLDGFCQAGKDLRLVSIATEPIELPAGFELVGAKSPGVPEHILVCAVDRRFLPENGKNALLGFSGNCVGCGEKGFRYFTEFSNHINLKLSTQPKKQKHLKYYLVKNSQGALCKGPLICWKDCKTRQFPSSASMSKPSSSSSLSSKENGGTSGHSSSPFSLSDSPPTRTTQATSVFFGSQDLSRDCSFLKPLAFTPGNKTLPIVPTALRVNGQTNGLGVDGRPPLLSPSQVSLGPQSQGYRTADLGDSPVSSAMNSGPPKKRHRSWHPSTLVPVPPTAVPVPAIRPIICSPGSALAVSSPQPPVAGVIQPQPVTPGETVIVPDNLLNSSGVRPVILIGHGTLPYFYGNVGDIVVSPLLVSCYKSSQLTEKTLETLGLNSSQLLCVETMILLTLQYLARLGSEQIPLREELEQIVLKAMLCCPGGPAISPSQLPWLARLEASVSGGSIQVVVTHNSLGEGISESLRSLTEGPHHQQCLPTYVVIICASKMSGNEFCVLVLGKYQARALAEGMLTTNEFLKEISYELITGKVSILASHFKTTSLGDNLDKQLVQYQRRRKGQVIQPFQGDVTDYIHSQEAASMSPPSDRAELFSKVFQIYPTQLSVARSLLSQVCSIADSGTQNLDLGRFCKVDFLVLVPPSHILVHQTAQRIRQSGVLVDLGIEDAPSAHQKSDKYVVRLDGDVHAKMEAFMRKVKQNPYTLFVLIHDNSHVDLTSALSGSVCHGELQGLADRVVNCQEVLDAMNLLVLQVSCFPYTLQTRQSRISIHNEVHWPSNEHLGEQSPHELVYFGLRDYSSSLQWGVASPILRCDDAFEKMVHTLLERHPHLHSMVIRSYLLIQQYTEAMMALTSSPSLRDHITPETLAMVEDLINAPSREGSQGRGHMLLVRVPSLQLAMLARERLEDVRDKLGLQLCFAVLLGSPASELNLPRNFISRLRAWRGCENEDWVPHTYEDLEGLPCIVILTGKDPLGETFPRTLKYSDLRLIDSSYLTRTALEQEVGLACTYVSMGVVQEPKKAMAPRESVGEKAATSLNDGDELERPQSNGSAATKTSGSLAENGVSSSDVAYSFQKPSTSTCPPEGAITSDMGTVTQGIKQECDSLGSQLPSNPSKPSEALPSLYSSSSSSSPSPSSSSTQRPSQSTQWGRDSKPARVSPRTVIMSRAAYNLLAGESGSQLSSFALLPHADVAWSSPLRPLITHNLQGAEQSMYYRQWTIARQHHADYEAPPVTHPRRLLLSGPPQVGKTGAYLQFLRILFRMLIRLLEVDVYDEEEEEEEETSEVTTPVNTQWPDIEEVRKLPFDPNPRDPMFRKASPVYSDKMPKCLKDFKQEGESQTPAERATKSIRLSRFAAHNAFHHCEQCHHYCEAGPATQLSECTFHAFTFCTSMLGEEVQLQFVIPKAKEQHFVFSQQGSHLESMRLPLVSTKDPDLLKSPIFTPTTGRQEHGLLNIFHAMEGATHLHILVVKQFEMPHYRKYWPNHILLVLPAVFNKAGIGAARFMIKELSYHNLELERNRLEEHGVKRQDVWPFIVMMDDSCVLWNTYQPADSSETSDGGSTLTNVSLKTVLQHMETTPKISLYSMCGTRKWSSNLAHKSPRHPFSRCHLHNFVMLNVDLTQNVQYDLNRYSCEEVDFNLRVNSSGLLLCRFNYFSLMKKHIPVGGSKDFQVKPKLMEIENPAPISPSQYVCAPDSEQTLLDAPAQFLLERFLQSCSHRLFPKAVQNRNNPVLSIDSYLNISPEISVCYINSRPHSTNLNHQGLLFSGLLLYLCDSFVVSGLLKKFRFLKGATLCVICQDRSSLRQTIVRLELEDEWQFRLRDEFQTANCSEDRPLYFLTGRHV; encoded by the exons ACATGAAGCTGAAAGCCAGCCTCCATGGTGGGGACCCGCTAGGCCACGAGCTTATGAATGGCCACTCTTCCAATGatctggaggagctggaggatgatgatgactCAGACAGCAGCAGCCCTCCACTTCCCTACCTACAGGCCCCTGCACCCGACGGCTGCTGCACACTGGATG GGTTCTGTCAGGCCGGCAAAGACCTCCGACTGGTCTCCATAGCAACGGAGCCCATTGAACTCCCAGCAGGCTTCGAGCTGGTCGGTGCCAAGTCCCCCGGCGTCCCCGAGCACATCCTTGTGTGTGCCGTGGACCGCCGCTTTTTGCCTGAGAATGGGAAAAATGCACTTTTAG GTTTTTCAGGAAACTGTGTGGGCTGTGGGGAAAAGGGTTTCAGATACTTCACTGAGTTTTCGAACCACATCAACCTGAAGTTATCCACCCAGCCCAAAAAGCAGAAGCACTTAAAATACTACCTGGTGAAGAATTCTCAGGGTGCTCTGTGCAAAGGACCCCTCATCTGCTGGAAAG ACTGTAAAACCCGTCAGTTCCCCAGCAGTGCGTCAATGTCCAAACCCagctcatcctcctctcttAGCAGTAAAGAAAATGGAGGCACCAGTGGACACAGCTCCTCTCCCTTTTCCCTCTCAG ATTCTCCACCCACCAGAACAACGCAAGCAACCTCTGTCTTTTTTGGGAGTCAGGACCTCAGCAGAGACTGCAGTTTCCTCAAACCTCTGGcattcacacctggaaacaAGACTCTACCAATAG TACCCACAGCTCTGAGGGTGAACGGGCAGACTAATGGTCTGGGTGTTGATGGACGTCCTCCCTTACTGAGCCCCTCCCAGGTCTCTTTAGGGCCTCAAAGTCAGGGGTATCGCACTGCTGACTTAGGAGACAGTCCTG TATCCTCTGCCATGAACTCGGGTCCTCCAAAGAAGCGCCACCGGAGCTGGCATCCCAGCACGTTGGTACCCGTCCCACCGACAGCCGTCCCTGTGCCAGCCATCCGGCCGATAATTTGTTCTCCAG GTTCTGCGTTAGCAGTGTCCTCTCCTCAGCCACCAGTAGCAGGAGTGATTCAGCCCCAACCTGTCACCCCTGGAGAGACGGTCATCGTCCCTGACAACCTGCTCAACTCTTCAGGAGTTCGCCCTGTCATCCTCATCG GGCATGGCACTTTACCTTATTTCTATGGGAATGTTGGGGACATAGTGGTGAGCCCCCTCCTGGTCAGCTGCTATAAGAGCAGCCAGCTGACAGAGAAAACCCTGGAGACATTGGGCCTCAACAGCAGCCAGCTCCTCTGTGTGGAGACAATGATTCTGCTCACTTTACAGTATCTTGCACGTTTAG GCTCGGAGCAGATTCCTCTGAGGGAGGAGCTGGAGCAGATTGTTTTGAAGGCCATGCTGTGCTGTCCCGGGGGTCCTGCCATCTCCCCATCCCAGCTGCCCTGGTTGGCTCGGCTGGAAGCCAGCGTCTCCGGTGGCAGCATCCAAGTCGTGGTTACCCATAACTCTTTGGGAGAAGGCATCTCTGAGTCACTTCGTTCACTCACTGAGGGTCCTCACCACCAGCAGTGCCTGCCCACCTATGTAGTCATTATATGTGCCTCGAAAATGAGCGGCAACGAGTTCTGTGTGCTTGTTTTGG GAAAGTACCAAGCACGAGCCTTAGCTGAAGGTATGCTTACAACCAATGAGTTTCTGAAGGAAATCAGCTACGAACTTATCACAGGCAAAGTCAGCATCTTGGCGTCTCACTTTAAAACCACGTCACTAG ggGACAATCTGGATAAGCAGCTGGTGCAATACCAGCGCCGACGGAAGGGACAGGTCATCCAGCCCTTTCAGGGCGATGTCACTGACTACATCCACTCCCAGGAGGCTGCCAGCATGTCACCACCCTCAGACAGAG CAGAGCTATTTAGTAAGGTCTTTCAGATCTATCCGACCCAGCTGAGCGTGGCTCGGAGCCTCCTCTCTCAAGTCTGCTCCATCGCTGACTCAGGAACCCAGAATCTCGACTTGGGGCGTTTTTGCAAAGTGGACTTTCTTGTTTTGGTCCCTCCATCTCACATTTTGGTACACCAGACAGCACAGCGCATCCGACAGTCAG GGGTGCTTGTGGACCTGGGAATCGAAGACGCCCCCTCAGCCCACCAGAAATCAGACAAGTACGTGGTGCGCCTGGACGGTGACGTTCACGCCAAGATGGAAGCCTTCATGAGGAAAGTCAAACAGAACCCCTACACTCTGTTTGTCCTCATTCACGACAACTCACATGTCGACCTCACAAG TGCTCTGTCAGGCTCTGTGTGCCATGGGGAGCTGCAGGGTTTGGCTGACCGGGTGGTGAACTGCCAGGAAGTCCTAGATGCAATGAACCTCCTGGTCCTGCAGGTCAGCTGCTTCCCGTACACACTGCAGACCCGCCAGTCCCGCATCAGCATCCACAACGAAGTTCACTGGCCCTCCAATGAACATCTG GGGGAGCAGTCTCCTCATGAGTTGGTCTACTTTGGCCTGAGGGACTACAGCAGCTCCCTGCAGTGGGGCGTGGCCAGCCCCATTCTGCGTTGCGATGATGCATTTGAGAAGATGGTCCACACTCTCCTGGAAAG ACATCCGCACCTACACAGCATGGTGATCCGCAGCTACCTGCTGATTCAGCAGTACACTGAGGCCATGATGGCCCTGACCTCATCCCCGTCCCTGAGAGACCACATAACCCCAGAGACCCTGGCCATGGTGGAGGATCTGATCAACGCCCCAAGCAGAGAGGGCTCCCAGGGCCGGGGCCACATGCTGCTGGTTCGAGTCCCCTCACTACAGCTGGCGATGCTGGCCCGGGAGCGACTAGAGGACGTGAGGGACAAACTGGGGCTCCAGTTGTGCTTCGCTGTGCTGCTGGGAAGCCCCGCCTCCGAGCTCAACCTGCCCAGAAACTTCATCAGCCGCCTCAGG GCGTGGAGAGGCTGTGAGAATGAAGACTGGGTACCACACACTTATGAGGATCTGGAGGGGCTGCCCTGCATCGTCATCCTTACAGGGAAGGACCCTCTTGGAGAAACTTTTCCTAG GACTCTGAAATACAGTGACCTGCGACTGATAGACTCCAGCTACCTGACTCGTACAGCCCTGGAGCAGGAAGTGGGTCTGGCCTGCACCTATGTGTCCATGGGTGTGGTCCAGGAGCCCAAGAAGGCCATGGCCCCTCGGGAATCAGTCGGAGAGAAGGCCGCCACCAGCTTGAATGATGGAGATGAGCTGGAAAGACCTCAGAGCAACGGCAGCGCTGCAACCAAAACCTCTG GCTCTTTGGCAGAAAACGGTGTCAGTTCATCTGACGTTGCCTACTCTTTCCAGAAGCCCTCCACCTCCACATGCCCACCTGAAGGTGCCATCACCTCGGACATGGGCACAGTGACACAAGGGATCAAGCAGGAGTGCGATTCCCTGGGAAGCCAGCTCCCCTCCAACCCCTCCAAACCTTCCGAGGCCCTTCCCTCTCTTTACTCCagttcctcctcttcctccccctccccatcttcttcctccacccAGAGGCCCAGCCAGTCCACACAGTGGGGTCGAGACTCTAAGCCCGCTCGGGTGTCACCGCGCACTGTCATCATGTCACGGGCAGCATACAACCTGCTGGCGGGGGAGTCGGGGAGCCAGCTGAGCTCCTTCGCCCTGCTGCCTCATGCAGATGTGGCCTGGAGCAGCCCGCTGAGGCCCCTTATCACTCACAACCTGCAGGGGGCAGAGCAGAGCATGTACTACCGCCAGTGGACCATCGCCAGGCAGCATCACGCCGATTATGAAGCTCCACCTGTGACACATCCACGACGCCTGCTACTCAGTGGACCCCCACAG GTGGGAAAAACCGGTGCCTATCTGCAGTTTCTTCGTATCCTGTTTCGAATGCTCATCAGACTGCTGGAGGTAGATGTGtatgatgaggaagaggaggaggaagaag AAACATCAGAGGTTACAACTCCAGTAAACACCCAGTGGCCTGACATTGAGGAAGTTCGAAAGCTGCCCTTTGACCCCAACCCCCGGGACCCTATGTTCAGGAAGGCCAGCCCTGTTTACTCTGACAAGATGCCAAAGTGCTTAAAAG ATTTTAAGCAAGAAGGAGAGAGCCAAACACCAGCCGAACGAGCGACCAAGTCCATACGTCTGAGCAGGTTTGCCGCCCACAATGCCTTTCATCACTGTGAACAGTGTCACCACTACTGCGAGGCAGGCCCTGCCACACAG CTGTCCGAATGCACCTTCCATGCTTTCACCTTCTGCACGTCCATGCTGGGGGAGGAGGTCCAGCTCCAGTTTGTCATTCCCAAAGCCAAGGagcagcattttgttttcagtcagcAGGGCAGCCACTTGGAGAGCATGCGCCTGCCTCTGGTCTCCACCAAG GACCCTGATCTGCTAAAGAGTCCAATCTTCACCCCGACTACAGGACGCCAAGAGCACGGCCTGCTCAACATTTTCCATGCCATGGAGGGCGCCACTCATCTGCACATTCTGGTGGTCAAGCAATTCGAGATGCCCCACTACAGGAAATACTGGCCCAACCACATCCTGCTCGTCCTGCCGGCTGTGTTTAACAAGGCGGGAATTG GTGCTGCCCGCTTTATGATCAAAGAGCTGTCATACCATAACCTGGAGTTGGAGAGAAACCGACTGGAGGAACACGGTGTCAAGAGGCAAGATGTATGGCCTTTCATTGTCATGATGGACGACTCCTGCGTGCTGTGGAACACCTACcagccagcagacagcag TGAGACATCAGATGGAGGCTCAACTCTCACCAATGTGTCTCTGAAGACGGTGCTGCAGCATATGGAAACCACACCGAAGATCTCCCTGTACTCAATGTGCGGTACACGCAAGTGGAGCAGTAACCTGGCTCACAAGTCTCCCAGGCACCCCTTCAGTCGGTGTCACCTCCACAACTTCGTCATGCTTAATGTGGACCTGACGCAGAATGTTCAATATGACCTTAATCG GTATAGCTGTGAGGAGGTGGACTTTAATCTAAGGGTGAACAGCAGTGGGCTGCTGCTGTGTCGCTTCAACTACTTCAGCCTCATGAAGAAACACATTCCAGTTGGGGGAAGCAAAGACTTCCAGGTCAAACCTAAACTCATG GAAATAGAAAACCCCGCCCCAATCAGCCCGTCACAGTATGTTTGCGCCCCAGACAGCGAGCAGACCCTTCTGGACGCCCCGGCCCAGTTCCTGCTTGAAAGGTTCCTGCAAAGCTGCAGCCACAGACTGTTTCCGAAGGCTGTTCAGAACAGAAACAACCCAGTTCTGTCCATCGACAGCTACCTCAACATCAGCCCGGAG ATTTCTGTGTGCTACATCAACTCTCGTCCACACTCCACCAACCTGAACCATCAGGGCCTGCTGTTCAGTGGGCTGCTGCTTTACCTCTGTGACTCCTTCGTCGTCTCTGGACTCCTCAAGAAATTCCGCTTCCTCAAAG GGGCCACTCTCTGTGTGATCTGCCAGGACCGAAGTTCCCTGCGTCAGACCATCGTCCGACTGGAGCTGGAGGATGAGTGGCAATTCCGCCTGCGGGATGAGTTTCAGACAGCCAACTGCAGTGAGGACCGGCCCCTCTATTTTCTGACTGGCCGCCATGTTTGA